In the Arthrobacter sp. 31Y genome, one interval contains:
- a CDS encoding LamB/YcsF family protein: MDLNADLGESFGSWTMGDDASMFRIVSSANVACGFHAGDPLTMLDSCRAAFELDVRVGAHVGYRDLAGFGRRSLDMTFDELFGDVLYQLGALDGMAHAVGASVDYVKPHGALYNRIVRDAEQAEAVVAAVHAYDPGLPVLGLPGSAWLTLAEEAGHPVFREAFVDRAYLPDGTLVPRTQEGAVLHDADAVVAQAVRLATRKEVLAIDGTVVPVQADSLCIHGDTPGAVNMAAAVREGLEKAGVQIEAFA, from the coding sequence GTGGATCTGAACGCTGACTTGGGGGAGTCTTTTGGCTCTTGGACCATGGGAGACGACGCCTCGATGTTCCGCATCGTGAGCAGCGCCAACGTGGCCTGCGGCTTCCACGCGGGGGATCCCCTCACCATGCTGGACAGCTGCCGTGCGGCGTTTGAACTGGATGTCCGCGTCGGTGCCCACGTGGGGTACAGGGACCTGGCCGGCTTCGGCCGGCGTTCCCTGGACATGACCTTCGATGAGTTGTTCGGAGACGTCCTCTACCAACTGGGTGCCTTAGACGGCATGGCCCACGCGGTGGGAGCTTCAGTGGATTACGTGAAGCCCCACGGTGCGCTCTACAACAGGATCGTCCGCGACGCTGAGCAGGCTGAAGCCGTAGTGGCGGCCGTCCATGCCTATGATCCCGGGCTGCCGGTCCTGGGTTTGCCGGGGTCAGCATGGCTGACACTCGCTGAGGAAGCCGGGCACCCGGTGTTCCGCGAAGCATTCGTGGACCGGGCCTACCTCCCGGACGGGACGCTGGTACCCCGCACTCAGGAAGGCGCCGTGCTGCATGACGCTGACGCCGTCGTGGCCCAGGCCGTGCGGCTCGCAACGCGCAAGGAAGTATTGGCCATAGACGGAACCGTGGTGCCAGTGCAGGCCGATTCGCTGTGCATCCACGGCGATACGCCCGGTGCGGTGAACATGGCTGCTGCGGTTCGGGAGGGCCTTGAAAAGGCCGGCGTTCAGATCGAAGCGTTCGCATAG
- a CDS encoding biotin-dependent carboxyltransferase family protein, protein MGAVVVEPGSSTLVLGQEQVLDRASMHLANALLGNPDSAAGLEVLLGGLKLRFVTGSAVAVTGAEGMVTLNGKEFPLNRAVRVPPGAVLEFGPALFGLRYYVGVQGGISARGEAAQEMTLRAGAALKFGRPLGHGFPEVNHPARRAVDPERPVVVRASRGPQASNFDDGTWLRLTSEPWILSPKSDRVGARLAGRPLHVAAASLDAATEAGQPQPLVSGSVLLPPSGLPVVALAGHPDTAESPVIAVVRDEDLDLIGQARPGQMVHLLG, encoded by the coding sequence ATGGGTGCGGTGGTGGTGGAGCCGGGATCGAGCACGCTGGTTCTCGGTCAGGAGCAGGTACTGGACCGCGCGTCCATGCATCTTGCCAATGCCCTTCTGGGTAACCCGGACTCTGCAGCCGGACTTGAGGTGCTGCTGGGTGGGCTGAAGCTAAGGTTCGTGACGGGCTCGGCCGTGGCGGTCACCGGCGCCGAGGGCATGGTCACCCTCAACGGCAAAGAATTTCCACTGAACAGAGCGGTTCGTGTGCCTCCCGGAGCAGTGCTTGAGTTCGGCCCTGCCCTGTTTGGTCTCCGCTACTACGTGGGGGTCCAGGGCGGAATTTCGGCGCGAGGAGAGGCGGCGCAAGAAATGACGCTACGCGCTGGTGCGGCTCTGAAGTTCGGGCGGCCACTTGGCCATGGTTTCCCCGAGGTGAACCACCCCGCCCGGCGTGCTGTGGATCCGGAACGCCCCGTGGTGGTCAGGGCTTCGCGCGGGCCTCAGGCATCGAATTTCGACGACGGTACGTGGCTTCGATTGACCAGTGAACCTTGGATTCTCTCGCCGAAATCGGATCGGGTGGGTGCGCGACTCGCTGGCCGGCCGCTCCACGTTGCTGCTGCTTCCTTGGATGCCGCTACCGAAGCAGGCCAACCCCAACCGCTGGTATCGGGCTCTGTCCTGCTGCCGCCGTCGGGCCTTCCTGTTGTTGCCCTGGCCGGCCACCCAGATACGGCCGAGTCGCCGGTGATCGCAGTGGTGCGGGACGAGGACCTGGACCTGATCGGCCAAGCACGGCCTGGTCAAATGGTGCATCTCTTGGGCTGA
- a CDS encoding VOC family protein, with translation MPIKLENVGIAVRDLEETIAFFTDLGLTVLGRDTVSGEWADTAVGLDGNHAKIAVLQTPDGNGQLELFEYLHPDAIETDPTLPNEIGMHRVAFSVDDIDHALEIAAKHGCHPLRGVANYQDVYKLTYLRGPSGILVMLAQKL, from the coding sequence ATGCCTATCAAACTTGAGAACGTCGGTATCGCGGTTCGGGATCTTGAAGAAACAATCGCCTTCTTCACGGATCTCGGTCTCACAGTGTTGGGCCGGGACACGGTCAGCGGTGAGTGGGCCGACACCGCCGTTGGGTTAGACGGCAACCACGCAAAAATTGCGGTGCTCCAAACCCCGGACGGAAACGGGCAACTTGAGCTCTTCGAATACCTCCACCCTGACGCGATAGAGACTGATCCCACCCTTCCCAACGAGATCGGCATGCACCGCGTCGCTTTCTCAGTTGACGACATCGACCACGCCCTTGAGATCGCTGCCAAGCACGGATGCCACCCGCTGCGTGGTGTGGCGAATTATCAGGACGTATATAAGCTGACGTATCTTCGCGGTCCAAGCGGGATTCTGGTCATGCTGGCGCAGAAGCTCTAA
- a CDS encoding DUF445 domain-containing protein, which translates to MQVNSEQIPAEDATIPTPSAGAAPSRGTSAVVAPSAGDMEKAAALLRMKRLALALLIAMAVIFTVAFAFQKQYPWLEYVRAAAEGGMVGALADWFAVTALFKYPMGLKIPHTAIIPRRKDQIGESLSDFVESNFLSQEVVQEKLASIDIARKAGTWLSAPGGAERVAKEGGAVIRGAFTVLNDDDVQSVIEGMVRKHLLTPPWGPPVGRMAERIFADGHHHTLVDLLVDRAADWVDANHTTVNRLVSDRSPLWVPTFVDGLVGDRVYVELSKFVRAVQADQNHQIRQSIDAYLADLAQDLQHDPAMIERAESIKAQILGDPEVRELASRTWGTVKTALLNAVDDPDSELSQRFKSAVRDFGHRLVNDDELAGKVNTWIGDAAGYLVNTYRSDIAGVISDTVARWDAEETSQKIELQVGKDLQYIRINGTVVGALAGLAIFTVAHLLFG; encoded by the coding sequence ATGCAGGTGAACTCTGAACAAATCCCAGCCGAAGACGCCACCATCCCCACGCCCTCCGCTGGCGCCGCGCCCTCGCGAGGGACTTCCGCCGTCGTCGCTCCCTCAGCGGGAGATATGGAGAAGGCAGCGGCGTTGCTCCGCATGAAACGGCTGGCCTTGGCTCTGCTGATCGCCATGGCGGTGATCTTCACGGTGGCCTTCGCGTTCCAGAAGCAGTACCCGTGGCTTGAATACGTCCGCGCGGCAGCCGAAGGCGGCATGGTGGGGGCGCTGGCCGACTGGTTCGCTGTCACCGCACTGTTCAAGTACCCCATGGGACTGAAAATCCCGCACACCGCCATCATTCCGCGTCGTAAGGACCAGATCGGCGAATCGCTCAGCGACTTCGTCGAGAGCAATTTCCTGTCCCAAGAGGTTGTGCAGGAGAAGTTGGCGAGCATCGACATTGCCCGCAAGGCTGGCACCTGGTTGTCAGCACCTGGCGGTGCAGAGCGCGTGGCCAAGGAAGGCGGCGCGGTGATCCGCGGCGCGTTCACAGTACTGAACGACGACGACGTTCAGTCGGTGATCGAAGGCATGGTCCGCAAGCACCTGCTCACCCCGCCCTGGGGACCGCCCGTGGGCCGGATGGCCGAGCGCATCTTCGCTGACGGTCACCACCACACCTTGGTTGACCTCCTGGTTGACCGCGCAGCCGACTGGGTGGACGCCAACCATACAACGGTGAACAGGCTCGTCTCGGATCGTTCACCGCTCTGGGTACCCACGTTCGTTGACGGCCTGGTGGGTGACCGCGTGTACGTGGAACTCTCCAAATTCGTTCGCGCAGTACAGGCGGACCAGAACCATCAGATACGGCAGTCGATCGACGCCTACCTCGCGGATCTTGCCCAGGACCTGCAGCACGATCCCGCCATGATCGAGCGCGCCGAATCCATCAAAGCCCAGATCCTAGGCGACCCCGAGGTCCGCGAACTGGCATCCCGCACGTGGGGAACGGTGAAGACTGCGCTGCTCAACGCCGTCGACGATCCCGACAGCGAACTGAGCCAGCGCTTCAAGAGCGCCGTCCGCGACTTTGGTCATCGCCTGGTCAACGACGACGAACTGGCTGGCAAGGTCAACACCTGGATTGGCGATGCTGCCGGGTATCTGGTGAACACGTACCGTTCGGACATCGCCGGCGTCATCTCCGATACCGTGGCCCGCTGGGATGCCGAGGAAACTTCGCAAAAGATCGAGCTTCAGGTGGGCAAGGACCTCCAGTACATCCGCATCAACGGAACCGTGGTGGGCGCGCTGGCCGGCTTGGCGATTTTCACTGTGGCGCATCTGCTGTTTGGGTAA
- a CDS encoding glycerophosphodiester phosphodiesterase produces MTSDDFAPSRPKVYAHRGASAAFAEHTRAAYLKAIADGADGVECDVHLTRDQHVVLLHDANLDRTSTGTGPVGEHTLEQLRALDFSSWKGARIPDVYGGVSDQFLTLPELLDILRAAGRDIGLAIELKHPSPYGLKLEDSVLALLEEEGWTPEESRLENIRISFMSFDTDSVQRLLQSVPKEYICQLVDDFTVKEIRQELGLGFLTGGAVANVMRATQLEAERVLDAGEVHIAGPGIDYIREHARNVQRWLESGRVFRVWTVDSERDVALCQGLGIHEITTNKPAQVLAQLMVPN; encoded by the coding sequence ATGACTAGCGACGACTTCGCCCCAAGCCGGCCCAAGGTCTACGCCCACCGCGGCGCCAGTGCCGCCTTTGCCGAGCACACCCGGGCCGCCTATCTGAAGGCCATCGCCGACGGCGCCGACGGTGTGGAGTGCGACGTCCACTTGACCCGGGACCAACATGTTGTGCTGCTGCACGACGCGAACCTGGACCGGACTTCCACAGGCACGGGCCCGGTTGGTGAACACACGCTGGAGCAGCTCCGCGCGTTGGACTTCTCGTCGTGGAAGGGTGCACGGATCCCGGACGTCTATGGGGGAGTGTCTGATCAGTTCCTGACGTTGCCGGAATTACTGGATATCCTCCGCGCTGCAGGGCGTGACATTGGTTTGGCCATTGAACTCAAGCACCCCAGCCCTTACGGACTGAAGCTGGAGGATAGTGTTCTTGCCCTGCTGGAAGAGGAAGGCTGGACGCCTGAGGAGTCCCGGCTGGAGAACATCCGGATCTCCTTTATGAGCTTTGATACTGACTCCGTTCAGCGCCTGTTGCAGAGCGTTCCCAAGGAATACATCTGCCAGTTGGTGGACGACTTCACCGTGAAAGAGATCCGGCAGGAGCTCGGCCTCGGTTTCTTGACGGGCGGCGCTGTGGCCAACGTTATGCGGGCAACCCAGCTCGAGGCCGAACGGGTCCTTGATGCAGGCGAAGTACATATTGCCGGTCCGGGGATTGACTACATCCGGGAGCACGCACGCAACGTTCAGCGCTGGTTGGAGTCGGGACGGGTCTTCCGGGTGTGGACCGTTGACTCGGAGAGGGACGTGGCCCTGTGCCAGGGGCTTGGCATCCATGAAATAACCACCAACAAGCCGGCGCAGGTGCTCGCCCAGCTGATGGTGCCCAACTGA
- a CDS encoding DoxX family protein, with amino-acid sequence MSFRWSAQATRTTSAVALSALLLASAAKHFRTPKFYYPVVPDYLCRRDEPGSRPNGPLAVMSREEWIASSGLLEVTAAVGLLIPATRRVAADATTAMFTAFLAGHIDALRRAYGPKGTPAERRIHTVRLPLQIPLILWSWSLRK; translated from the coding sequence ATGTCTTTTCGCTGGTCAGCCCAAGCAACCCGAACCACCTCCGCAGTAGCTTTGAGCGCACTGCTCCTGGCCAGCGCCGCGAAGCACTTCCGCACGCCCAAGTTCTACTACCCGGTGGTGCCGGATTATCTGTGCCGCAGGGATGAGCCAGGGAGCCGTCCCAACGGTCCCCTGGCAGTTATGTCCCGCGAGGAATGGATCGCTTCCTCGGGCCTGCTTGAGGTGACTGCCGCCGTCGGACTCTTGATCCCTGCCACACGCCGGGTGGCCGCCGACGCCACCACTGCCATGTTCACTGCATTCCTTGCCGGGCATATAGATGCACTTCGACGCGCCTATGGTCCGAAAGGAACACCTGCCGAACGCCGCATCCACACTGTTCGTCTGCCTCTGCAAATTCCGCTCATCCTGTGGTCGTGGAGCCTGCGAAAATGA
- a CDS encoding AzlC family ABC transporter permease, which yields MSSSPAPMKLRESPAFKVALSLSIATGLYGVSFGALAVASGFDFWQTMVLSLLLFSGGSQFAFIGVVAGGGSGVAAMTASALLGLRNGIYGMQINAMLRPGGWKRYVSAHVTIDESTATASGQSDPDEQRRGFWTAGIGIFILWNIFTAIGALAGDAMGDPKQWGLDGAAVAAFLALLWPRLKGREPWAIAAACALATILAVPFVPPGVPILVAAVVAGVIGWFSHARMDEGLEPDVDPYAEKHQREHGGKK from the coding sequence ATGAGCAGTAGTCCGGCTCCCATGAAACTCCGGGAGTCTCCGGCGTTCAAGGTGGCACTGTCCCTCAGTATCGCTACGGGACTGTACGGTGTGTCATTCGGAGCCTTGGCCGTGGCGTCCGGTTTCGACTTCTGGCAGACGATGGTCCTGAGCCTCCTGCTGTTCAGTGGAGGTTCGCAGTTCGCCTTCATCGGCGTCGTTGCCGGCGGTGGATCCGGGGTGGCGGCCATGACAGCAAGCGCACTGCTGGGTCTTCGCAACGGCATTTACGGAATGCAGATCAACGCCATGCTCCGCCCCGGCGGGTGGAAGCGTTACGTTTCCGCGCACGTGACCATCGATGAATCAACGGCGACGGCGTCCGGCCAGTCGGATCCCGACGAGCAACGACGCGGGTTCTGGACAGCCGGAATCGGCATATTCATCCTGTGGAATATCTTTACGGCTATTGGTGCGCTGGCCGGCGACGCCATGGGCGATCCCAAACAATGGGGCTTGGACGGTGCCGCCGTTGCGGCGTTCCTGGCTCTGCTGTGGCCACGGTTGAAGGGCCGTGAACCCTGGGCGATTGCCGCTGCTTGTGCACTTGCCACCATCCTGGCCGTGCCGTTCGTTCCGCCGGGTGTTCCTATCCTGGTGGCGGCTGTAGTGGCCGGCGTGATCGGCTGGTTCAGCCACGCACGCATGGATGAAGGACTGGAACCGGACGTGGATCCCTACGCGGAGAAGCACCAGCGCGAACACGGGGGCAAGAAATGA
- a CDS encoding AzlD domain-containing protein, translated as MNLWLWILSACALAYLTKLVGYFVPAKLLESPRIMHVAGTMTIGLLASLTVVNAVASGQGLVLDARIGALVAAAVALWLRAPFLVVVISGAAAAALLRLLGWS; from the coding sequence ATGAACCTCTGGCTGTGGATCCTCAGTGCCTGTGCGCTGGCGTATCTGACCAAGCTTGTGGGCTACTTCGTCCCGGCCAAGTTGCTGGAGAGCCCGCGGATCATGCACGTTGCCGGCACCATGACCATTGGCCTGCTGGCATCCCTGACGGTGGTGAATGCCGTGGCGTCAGGACAAGGCCTGGTCCTTGATGCCCGTATCGGCGCCTTGGTGGCTGCCGCCGTCGCGCTGTGGCTCCGTGCGCCGTTCCTCGTTGTGGTGATTTCAGGCGCAGCAGCCGCAGCATTGCTGCGGCTGCTGGGTTGGAGCTAG
- a CDS encoding DUF5684 domain-containing protein gives MNIPLSSYSSSGADSALAVGLGLLFMVIYFAVIFAIVGVLYMGIFTKAGRPAWGAFVPVYNGIKLLEIAGRPWYWYLLFFIPFAGIYFSIVSLNDLAKSFGKDAGYTVGLVLLPVVFAPMLSYGSARYLGPAAGQQFVAYPQGYAQPYPQGYAQAPMQQPPVQQPNGQQYR, from the coding sequence ATGAATATTCCCTTGAGCTCATACTCTTCCAGCGGAGCCGATTCCGCGCTTGCGGTCGGCCTCGGCTTGCTGTTCATGGTGATCTACTTCGCCGTGATTTTCGCCATCGTCGGTGTGCTCTACATGGGAATCTTCACCAAGGCCGGCCGGCCTGCATGGGGCGCCTTTGTGCCGGTCTACAACGGCATAAAACTCCTGGAAATCGCAGGCCGCCCCTGGTACTGGTACCTGCTCTTCTTCATCCCGTTCGCAGGCATCTACTTCAGCATCGTGTCCTTGAACGACCTCGCCAAATCATTCGGGAAAGACGCCGGCTACACAGTTGGCCTGGTCCTGTTGCCGGTGGTTTTCGCGCCCATGCTGTCGTACGGCTCCGCGCGCTACCTCGGACCCGCTGCCGGACAGCAATTCGTGGCATACCCGCAGGGTTATGCGCAGCCGTACCCGCAAGGCTACGCGCAGGCGCCGATGCAGCAGCCGCCGGTCCAACAGCCCAATGGTCAGCAGTATCGCTAA
- a CDS encoding TetR/AcrR family transcriptional regulator, translated as MEQPSERKPLRADAARNVDKIITAARQCFREHGPEVPLQTIAATAGVGPATLFRNFSDKEQLVLAALSRQLRLHVDPVAQNALEGMDASEGLINVIDAVMKVASDDANLLDAVAGRRGLLVGITGGLIGSMATLLERGQGQGSLRRDITIEDMVRLVAMLIGAVDTMEPGSEAWKRPVALIEDAIRTERPSRPLPEQSGIPGMTFTEAV; from the coding sequence ATGGAACAGCCCTCTGAACGCAAGCCCCTCAGGGCCGACGCCGCACGCAATGTGGACAAAATCATCACCGCCGCCCGGCAGTGTTTCCGGGAACACGGCCCCGAAGTACCCCTTCAGACCATCGCCGCCACCGCTGGAGTTGGCCCCGCAACACTGTTCCGCAACTTCTCGGACAAAGAGCAATTGGTCCTCGCTGCTCTGTCACGCCAGCTTCGGTTGCACGTTGACCCGGTGGCCCAGAATGCCCTCGAGGGCATGGACGCCTCGGAAGGCCTGATTAACGTCATCGACGCCGTTATGAAGGTTGCGAGCGACGATGCCAACCTTTTGGACGCCGTCGCCGGTCGACGCGGACTCCTCGTAGGAATTACCGGTGGCCTGATCGGCTCCATGGCCACCCTTCTTGAGCGTGGCCAGGGGCAGGGTTCCCTGCGACGCGATATCACCATCGAGGACATGGTCCGCTTGGTGGCCATGCTCATCGGCGCGGTGGACACCATGGAACCGGGATCTGAAGCCTGGAAGCGTCCTGTGGCGCTGATCGAAGATGCCATCCGCACGGAGCGCCCGTCCCGGCCACTCCCGGAGCAGTCCGGCATCCCTGGCATGACCTTTACAGAGGCCGTCTAA
- a CDS encoding thiamine-binding protein, giving the protein MLLAFSVAPSGQPASAANGGPTPDASVHDAVAAAVKIVRESGLPNQTDSMFTTIEGEWDEVFDVVKRATEAVGRYGSRVSLVIKADIRPGYSGELTGKVERLEDAISATD; this is encoded by the coding sequence ATGTTGCTTGCATTCTCAGTCGCCCCTTCGGGCCAGCCCGCTTCCGCCGCCAACGGGGGGCCAACCCCCGACGCTTCCGTGCACGACGCCGTTGCTGCAGCGGTCAAGATCGTCCGCGAGTCCGGATTGCCCAACCAGACGGACTCCATGTTCACCACTATCGAGGGCGAATGGGACGAGGTGTTCGACGTCGTAAAGCGCGCCACCGAGGCAGTTGGCCGTTACGGCAGCCGCGTCTCCCTGGTGATCAAGGCTGACATCCGCCCCGGGTACAGCGGCGAATTGACCGGCAAGGTTGAACGGCTCGAAGACGCCATTTCCGCCACGGACTAG
- a CDS encoding O-methyltransferase, whose translation MIEHVTEPGWVDVERYLTDVVVHPDPAHKRALTSAVEAGMPAIEVAPNAGKLLRMLVQMSGARRVLEIGTLAGFSSIWMAQGLPDDGRIVTCEFLQKHADVARANVDAAGVGHKVDIRVGAALDTLPTLAGQDSFDFVFIDADKENDSNYLDWAIRLGHPGTVIVVDNVIWDGAILEPGRDEANAPGIVKALEMMGQDPRLDATALQTVGSKGWDGFAIARVR comes from the coding sequence ATGATTGAACACGTTACCGAGCCTGGTTGGGTGGACGTAGAGCGTTACCTCACTGACGTCGTCGTCCATCCCGACCCTGCCCACAAACGCGCCCTGACGTCCGCCGTCGAGGCCGGCATGCCGGCGATCGAAGTGGCCCCCAATGCCGGCAAGCTGCTCCGGATGCTCGTGCAGATGTCCGGTGCAAGGCGGGTGCTGGAGATCGGGACGCTGGCAGGGTTCAGCAGCATTTGGATGGCGCAGGGACTGCCCGACGATGGCAGGATAGTTACGTGCGAATTCCTCCAGAAGCACGCGGACGTCGCGCGGGCCAACGTGGATGCCGCTGGCGTCGGCCACAAAGTGGATATCAGGGTAGGTGCTGCCCTGGACACCCTTCCCACGTTGGCGGGCCAGGATTCGTTCGACTTCGTTTTCATCGACGCCGATAAGGAAAATGACTCCAACTACCTCGACTGGGCCATCAGGCTTGGGCATCCTGGAACGGTGATCGTGGTGGACAACGTCATCTGGGATGGTGCCATTCTGGAGCCCGGGCGGGACGAAGCGAACGCGCCGGGAATCGTGAAGGCGCTGGAAATGATGGGGCAGGATCCGCGTCTGGATGCCACCGCCCTCCAGACCGTTGGTAGCAAGGGCTGGGACGGCTTCGCGATAGCGCGGGTGCGCTAA
- a CDS encoding GNAT family N-acetyltransferase has protein sequence MDFTIRPATVDDAEAMALMHVQSWKESYGRLLPPEFFEKQEAALPNRIERYQASIAAGHTRMLAHGPDGDLVGLGAAGPGQDDDGPCERELFMLYTLERIHGRGVGQALVEALIGDGPAYLWVLDDNPRAQAFYRRNGFVPDGKRQLCDPSWYSLPEHRMVRPGVGP, from the coding sequence GTGGATTTCACGATTCGCCCGGCGACGGTTGACGATGCCGAGGCAATGGCACTCATGCACGTCCAGTCCTGGAAGGAGAGCTACGGGCGCCTGCTGCCCCCTGAGTTCTTCGAGAAACAGGAAGCGGCGCTGCCTAACCGCATCGAGAGGTACCAGGCGTCCATAGCTGCGGGCCACACCCGCATGTTGGCCCACGGTCCCGACGGCGATCTGGTGGGCCTAGGCGCGGCAGGTCCGGGACAAGATGATGATGGCCCCTGCGAGCGGGAGCTTTTCATGCTCTACACCTTGGAACGCATTCACGGCCGGGGTGTGGGGCAGGCGTTGGTGGAAGCGCTGATCGGCGACGGTCCGGCGTACTTATGGGTGCTGGATGACAACCCACGCGCCCAGGCTTTTTACCGTCGCAACGGTTTTGTGCCGGACGGGAAACGGCAACTCTGCGACCCCTCCTGGTACTCGCTGCCGGAACATCGGATGGTGCGTCCCGGCGTCGGGCCTTAG
- a CDS encoding cupin domain-containing protein, producing MSSTSTDFQDPGAVKGAGVLETRLIDIGRERFASEVWGRTALLSRGVSDFSDVFSADAVDELISRRGLRTPFLRVAKGGSTLPESSFTSPAGVGATISDQLDDTALWRKFADGATLVLQALHRTWDPVLSFSTQLSTELGHPVQANAYITPPQNRGFDDHYDVHDVFVLQIEGTKRWIIHEPVHVDPLRSQPWTDRRSAVAEAAQSPAYIDTVLEPGDVLYLPRGWLHAAQAQGKVSIHLTLGVHSWTRHALAEHLAQAALAALCDDPEMRGSLPLGVDGPEREIAAVRERLATAVLEADASSLFHRARRGQGRPAPLGPVAQLAAVQDLGPQTQVRLRDALETRLEGSRLTTRVGWLDFSEADLPAVERLLDGGDHLAIDLGVELVERLLRAGVLVPAEQ from the coding sequence TTGAGCTCAACCAGCACTGATTTCCAGGACCCCGGTGCCGTGAAGGGCGCCGGGGTCTTGGAAACACGCCTGATCGACATTGGCCGTGAGAGGTTCGCCAGCGAGGTCTGGGGGCGCACCGCGCTGCTTAGTCGTGGCGTCAGCGACTTCTCCGATGTGTTTTCTGCCGATGCGGTGGATGAACTGATTTCACGCCGCGGATTGAGGACGCCGTTCCTTCGCGTCGCCAAGGGTGGCTCCACTCTTCCGGAGTCTTCGTTCACCTCCCCGGCGGGCGTAGGCGCCACCATCTCTGATCAGCTCGACGACACCGCGCTGTGGCGCAAATTTGCCGACGGAGCCACCCTCGTCCTGCAGGCGCTGCATCGCACGTGGGACCCCGTGTTGAGCTTCAGTACGCAGTTGAGCACCGAGCTGGGGCATCCGGTGCAGGCCAATGCTTACATCACCCCACCTCAGAACCGTGGGTTTGACGATCACTACGATGTCCACGACGTCTTTGTTCTCCAGATCGAGGGAACCAAGCGCTGGATCATCCACGAGCCGGTCCACGTGGACCCGCTGCGTAGCCAGCCGTGGACCGATCGCCGTTCCGCCGTCGCGGAGGCTGCCCAAAGCCCCGCTTACATCGACACTGTCCTCGAACCCGGCGATGTCCTCTACCTTCCCCGTGGTTGGTTGCATGCTGCCCAGGCGCAAGGCAAAGTCTCTATTCACCTCACCCTGGGAGTCCATAGCTGGACCCGCCACGCGTTGGCCGAACACCTCGCACAGGCCGCGCTTGCAGCGCTGTGCGACGATCCGGAGATGCGCGGTTCGCTGCCGCTGGGCGTGGATGGACCCGAGCGGGAAATCGCGGCAGTGCGTGAACGCCTCGCTACGGCCGTCCTTGAGGCTGATGCCTCCTCCCTCTTCCACCGCGCACGGAGAGGACAGGGACGCCCGGCCCCGCTTGGCCCGGTGGCCCAGCTCGCGGCTGTTCAGGACCTGGGACCCCAGACGCAGGTGAGGCTTCGGGATGCACTGGAAACACGACTCGAGGGATCACGCTTGACTACCCGCGTGGGTTGGCTCGACTTCTCTGAGGCAGATTTGCCGGCTGTGGAACGCCTGCTGGACGGAGGGGATCACCTGGCAATCGATCTGGGGGTTGAACTGGTGGAAAGGCTGTTGCGCGCAGGAGTTCTTGTCCCCGCCGAGCAGTGA